From Streptomyces cyaneogriseus subsp. noncyanogenus, the proteins below share one genomic window:
- a CDS encoding PLP-dependent cysteine synthase family protein codes for MRYDSPLAAVGNTPLVRLPRLSPSDDVRIWAKLEDRNPTGSIKDRPALHMIEQAEKDGRLTPGCTILEPTSGNTGISLAMAAKLKGYRIVCVMPENTSQERRDLLAMWGAEIISSPAAGGSNTAVRVAKELAAEHPDWVMLYQYGNPGNAGAHYATTGPEILADLPSVTHFVAGLGTTGTLMGVGRYLREHKPDVKIVAAEPRYDDLVYGLRNLDEGFVPELYDASVLTTRFSVGSADAVTRTRELLQQEGIFAGVSTGAALHAALGVGNKAVKAGERADIVFVVADGGWKYLSTGVYTAATTEEAIETLQGQLWA; via the coding sequence ATGCGTTACGACTCCCCGCTCGCCGCGGTCGGCAACACCCCTTTGGTGCGCCTGCCGCGGCTGTCGCCCTCCGACGACGTCCGCATCTGGGCCAAGCTGGAGGACCGCAACCCCACCGGCTCGATCAAGGACCGCCCGGCCCTGCACATGATCGAGCAGGCGGAGAAGGACGGCCGCCTCACCCCGGGCTGCACCATCCTGGAGCCGACCAGCGGCAACACCGGCATCTCGCTGGCCATGGCCGCCAAGCTCAAGGGCTACCGCATCGTGTGCGTGATGCCCGAGAACACCTCGCAGGAACGCCGGGACCTGCTCGCCATGTGGGGCGCGGAGATCATCTCCTCGCCCGCCGCGGGCGGCTCCAACACCGCTGTACGGGTCGCCAAGGAGCTGGCCGCCGAGCACCCGGACTGGGTGATGCTCTACCAGTACGGCAACCCGGGCAACGCCGGCGCCCACTACGCGACCACCGGCCCGGAGATCCTCGCCGACCTGCCCTCCGTGACCCACTTCGTCGCGGGCCTGGGCACCACCGGCACCCTGATGGGCGTCGGCCGCTACCTGCGCGAGCACAAGCCGGACGTGAAGATCGTCGCCGCCGAACCGCGCTACGACGACCTCGTGTACGGCCTGCGCAACCTCGACGAGGGCTTCGTCCCCGAGCTGTACGACGCCTCGGTCCTGACCACCCGCTTCTCGGTCGGCTCCGCCGACGCCGTCACCCGCACCCGCGAACTCCTCCAGCAGGAAGGGATCTTCGCGGGCGTCTCCACCGGTGCCGCCCTGCACGCCGCCCTCGGCGTCGGGAACAAGGCGGTCAAGGCCGGGGAGCGGGCGGACATCGTGTTCGTCGTCGCCGACGGCGGCTGGAAGTACCTGTCCACCGGCGTCTACACCGCGGCCACCACCGAGGAGGCCATCGAGACCCTCCAGGGCCAGCTCTGGGCCTAG
- a CDS encoding MoaD/ThiS family protein: MAIEVRIPTILRQYTDGQKAVEGNGNTLAELFADLDTRHAGIQDRIVDGGQLRRFVNVYLNDEDVRFLDGIDTKLSDGDNVTILPAVAGGMA; encoded by the coding sequence ATGGCCATCGAGGTCCGCATCCCGACCATCCTCCGCCAGTACACCGACGGCCAGAAGGCGGTGGAGGGCAACGGGAACACCCTCGCCGAGCTGTTCGCCGACCTCGACACCCGCCACGCGGGCATCCAGGACCGCATCGTGGACGGCGGCCAGCTGCGCCGCTTCGTCAACGTCTACCTGAACGACGAGGACGTCCGCTTCCTCGACGGCATCGACACCAAGCTGTCCGACGGCGACAACGTCACGATCCTGCCGGCGGTCGCCGGCGGTATGGCCTGA
- a CDS encoding putative leader peptide — protein MVLLDVSEKAPGTLLVARLHVDLCRLNSAIC, from the coding sequence ATGGTTCTTCTCGACGTGAGCGAAAAGGCGCCGGGCACGCTGCTCGTGGCGCGGCTGCACGTCGACCTGTGCAGGCTGAACAGCGCCATCTGTTGA
- a CDS encoding Mov34/MPN/PAD-1 family protein, with the protein MLTITQALYDQIVAHAREDHPDEACGVIAGPVGAGRPERFIPMLNAARSPTFYEFDSQDLLKLYREMDDRDEEPVVIYHSHTATEAYPSRTDISYANEPGAHYVLVSTADADGVGEFQFRSFRIVEGEVTEEEVKVVEAY; encoded by the coding sequence ATGCTGACCATCACCCAGGCCCTGTACGACCAGATCGTCGCCCACGCGCGCGAGGACCACCCCGACGAGGCGTGCGGCGTGATCGCCGGCCCCGTGGGAGCGGGCCGCCCCGAGCGCTTCATCCCGATGCTCAACGCCGCCCGCTCGCCCACCTTCTACGAATTCGACTCGCAGGACCTGCTCAAGCTCTACCGCGAGATGGACGACCGCGACGAGGAGCCGGTGGTCATCTACCACTCCCACACCGCCACCGAGGCCTACCCCTCCCGCACCGACATCTCCTACGCCAACGAGCCCGGCGCCCACTACGTCCTGGTCTCCACCGCGGACGCCGACGGCGTCGGCGAGTTCCAGTTCCGCTCGTTCCGGATCGTCGAGGGCGAGGTCACGGAGGAGGAGGTCAAGGTGGTCGAGGCGTACTGA
- a CDS encoding amino acid permease, producing the protein MTSAQVDKHHDDGNGAVQAATTDDGEGYQRGLGARQIQMIAIGGAIGTGLFLGAGKGISKAGPSLILAYAIAGFVIFLIMRALGELLLYRPVSGSFSDYAREFIGPFAGFVTGWTYWLFWVVTGITEVTAAAAYMTYWWDIPQWLSALIFTVVLYGANLISVKLFGELEFWFSMVKVTAIIGMILICAGILTLGFSDAGDTASVSHLWSHGGFFPNGIGETLMTLQMVMFAFLAVELVGVTAGESKDPKTVLPKAINTVPWRIAVFYVGALIMILSVVPWTHFQPGVSPFVAAFEKMGLAAGAGIVNFVVLTAALSSCNSGMYSTGRMLRDLALNSQGPKLFTRLTSSGTPLVGTTFSAALMMVGVWINYQWPGKAFDYVVSFATISGMWAWIVILICQIRYRAKADRGELPRSEFRAPGAPYTSWFALAFIAMVIVMMGIDKDARISLYCAPLWGLILGVAYWVLKRRNPEAAAFRKR; encoded by the coding sequence ATGACCTCAGCGCAGGTCGACAAGCATCACGACGACGGCAATGGGGCCGTGCAGGCCGCGACGACGGACGACGGCGAGGGGTACCAGCGGGGGCTCGGCGCCCGCCAGATCCAGATGATCGCCATCGGCGGTGCCATCGGCACCGGCCTGTTCCTCGGCGCGGGCAAGGGCATCTCCAAAGCGGGACCCAGCCTGATCCTGGCGTACGCCATCGCGGGCTTCGTCATCTTCCTCATCATGCGGGCGCTCGGCGAACTGCTGCTGTACCGCCCGGTGTCCGGCTCCTTCTCGGACTACGCCCGCGAGTTCATCGGTCCCTTCGCGGGCTTCGTGACCGGCTGGACGTACTGGCTGTTCTGGGTCGTCACCGGCATCACCGAGGTCACCGCCGCGGCCGCCTACATGACGTACTGGTGGGACATCCCGCAGTGGCTCTCGGCCCTGATCTTCACCGTCGTCCTCTACGGCGCGAACCTGATCTCCGTGAAGCTCTTCGGTGAGCTGGAGTTCTGGTTCTCCATGGTCAAGGTCACCGCGATCATCGGCATGATCCTGATCTGCGCGGGCATCCTGACCCTCGGCTTCTCCGACGCCGGGGACACCGCCTCGGTGAGCCACCTGTGGAGCCACGGCGGCTTCTTCCCCAACGGCATCGGCGAGACCCTCATGACCCTGCAAATGGTCATGTTCGCCTTCCTCGCCGTCGAGCTGGTCGGCGTCACCGCGGGTGAGTCCAAGGACCCCAAGACCGTGCTGCCCAAGGCGATCAACACCGTGCCGTGGCGCATCGCCGTCTTCTACGTCGGCGCGCTCATCATGATCCTGTCGGTCGTGCCGTGGACCCACTTCCAGCCGGGCGTCAGCCCCTTCGTGGCCGCCTTCGAGAAGATGGGCCTGGCCGCCGGCGCGGGCATCGTCAATTTCGTGGTGCTCACCGCCGCCCTGTCCTCCTGCAACTCCGGCATGTACTCCACCGGCCGGATGCTGCGCGACCTGGCGCTCAACAGCCAGGGGCCCAAGCTGTTCACCAGGCTGACGTCCAGCGGCACCCCGCTCGTCGGCACGACGTTCTCCGCCGCGCTGATGATGGTGGGCGTCTGGATCAACTACCAGTGGCCCGGCAAGGCGTTCGACTACGTCGTCTCCTTCGCCACCATCTCCGGCATGTGGGCGTGGATCGTCATCCTCATCTGCCAGATCCGCTACCGCGCCAAGGCCGACCGCGGCGAGCTGCCGCGCTCGGAGTTCCGCGCTCCGGGCGCCCCGTACACGAGCTGGTTCGCGCTCGCGTTCATCGCCATGGTGATCGTGATGATGGGCATCGACAAGGACGCCCGCATCTCCCTGTACTGCGCGCCGCTGTGGGGTCTGATCCTCGGCGTCGCCTACTGGGTGCTCAAGCGCCGCAACCCCGAGGCCGCCGCCTTCCGCAAGCGCTGA
- a CDS encoding DUF2017 domain-containing protein, protein MPGHFEPLPGGGAAVALDEVEISIIRSLAVQLLELIGPGPAEDAPGDPLAELFADGPSEPPSDPVLRRLFPDAYTDPGQAPASAREAEERRAHSAEFRRYTENDLRAGKRDNALAVVRSLDALAAEAAGEGGAVLRLSAQESRRWLGALNDLRLAIGARLEIADEDDTDLLYRLPDEDPRKPMVMAYLWLGGLQETLVSTLLP, encoded by the coding sequence ATGCCAGGACACTTCGAACCGCTCCCCGGCGGCGGCGCGGCCGTCGCCCTCGACGAGGTCGAGATCTCCATCATCCGGTCGCTGGCCGTGCAGCTCCTGGAGCTGATCGGCCCCGGCCCCGCCGAGGACGCGCCGGGCGACCCGCTCGCCGAGCTCTTCGCCGACGGCCCGAGCGAGCCGCCCTCCGACCCGGTCCTGCGGCGCCTGTTCCCCGACGCCTACACCGACCCCGGCCAGGCGCCCGCCTCGGCGCGGGAGGCGGAGGAGCGGCGCGCGCACTCCGCCGAGTTCCGCCGCTACACCGAGAACGACCTGCGGGCCGGCAAGCGCGACAACGCGCTCGCGGTGGTCCGGTCCCTGGACGCGCTGGCCGCGGAGGCGGCGGGCGAGGGCGGGGCCGTGCTGAGGCTGTCGGCGCAGGAGTCCCGGCGGTGGCTGGGCGCGCTCAACGACCTGCGCCTGGCGATCGGGGCCCGGCTGGAGATCGCCGACGAGGACGACACCGACCTGCTCTACCGGCTGCCCGACGAGGACCCGCGCAAGCCGATGGTGATGGCGTACCTGTGGCTGGGCGGCCTCCAGGAGACGCTGGTGTCCACGCTCCTGCCCTGA